The Caretta caretta isolate rCarCar2 chromosome 5, rCarCar1.hap1, whole genome shotgun sequence genome contains a region encoding:
- the LOC125637283 gene encoding endogenous retrovirus group K member 9 Gag polyprotein-like translates to MVHAAKTRPDLTAEELADLVSVCLVTWQNDGQGNQLANWVSLPYSVFREVKKAIREFGLTSTYVRGLLEGLGTGYSLVPEDWKALLRMMLTPSQYVIWLSEYRQMAERQAQVYIAQGVTYEQLAGESPFATVQIQSQLQQAVFPIISACAQHAFQKVPDSGKPTKSFASIRQGALESFMDFTNRLQEAILRQMDNPVAAQEILLKMAVENANEDCRHALQAAQAAGVLELSDMLRACQNIGTQAHKAGVLAAALRKSRKEGKRCYRCGKEGHFQRDCHSSTAPARPSKKCPKCRKGYHWANQCRSGSGNRSTGPPQPRTKQGCSPLKQLFLCLKIHRLHEGSDCRKCRA, encoded by the coding sequence atggttcacgcagcgaagactcgcccagatcttacagcagaggaattagctgatctggtctcagtttgcctggtgacctggcagaatgatggccagggcaaccagcttgcaaactgggtcagtttgccttactcggtgttcagagaggtaaagaaagcgattcgcgagttcggcctcactagcacgtatgtacgtggtctccttgaagggctaggtactgggtactccctggtccctgaagattggaaggcgctgttgcgcatgatgctgacgccaAGTCAGTATGTTAtatggcttagtgagtatcggcagatggcggaacgccaagcccaggtatatatagCGCAAGGTGTCACTTATGAGCAGTTAGCAGGGGAGAGCCcgtttgctaccgttcagatacagtctcaactccagcaggccgtcttccccattatttctgcctgcgcccagcatgctttccagaaggtcccggattcaggcaagcctaccaaaagctttgccagtatccgtcagggtgcattagagtcctttatggattttaccaacagattgcaggaggctatcctccgacagatGGATAACCCTGtggcagctcaggagattctgttaaaaatggcggttgaaaatgcgaacgaggattgccgccatgctctccaggcggcacaagccgctggcgttctagagctgtcggacatgctgcgggcgtgccaaaacatcggcacacaagcacataaagctggggttctggccgccgccctgcggaaaagcaggaaggaggggaagcgttgttatcgctgtggtaaggagggtcactttcagcgggactGCCACTCATCgacggcgcccgcccgcccctcaaagaagtgccccaagtgtcggaagggctatcactgggctaatcagtgtcgtagcgggtcgggaaaccgctcGACAGGTCCCCCCCAACCCAGGACCAAACAGGGGTGTTCCCCACTCaaacaactgttcctctgccttaaaatccatagacttcatgAGGGCagcgactgccggaagtgcagggcttga